Proteins encoded together in one Thalassotalea crassostreae window:
- a CDS encoding DUF1566 domain-containing protein codes for MKNLKLKTLVASSLVLLSTSAMAQRGEAETNQSCMYNITQSAPTDRYRINTGGATVHDKVTGLTWSRCDLGETWNEESAMCIGTKSEVNWLEAAEQATNYEAGGLTGWRLPNIKELSTLTEDRCFLPAMNVEVFNNLVGWEAYFSATPFIFDDTDTKVMIFSVRLSEVLAYSKDNQLNVKYVRD; via the coding sequence ATGAAAAACTTAAAATTGAAAACATTAGTGGCTTCTTCTTTAGTGTTATTAAGCACTAGCGCAATGGCGCAACGTGGCGAAGCCGAGACAAATCAAAGCTGTATGTATAACATCACTCAATCTGCCCCTACAGACAGATACCGCATTAATACGGGCGGTGCTACTGTTCATGATAAAGTGACTGGATTAACTTGGTCACGTTGTGATTTAGGTGAAACCTGGAATGAAGAATCAGCTATGTGCATCGGTACAAAATCTGAAGTGAACTGGTTAGAAGCTGCCGAACAAGCAACAAACTATGAAGCTGGTGGTTTAACAGGCTGGCGTTTACCTAACATTAAAGAACTATCAACGCTAACCGAAGACAGATGTTTTCTACCGGCAATGAACGTAGAAGTATTCAATAATCTTGTTGGTTGGGAAGCATACTTTAGTGCAACGCCATTTATCTTCGATGATACCGATACCAAGGTTATGATATTTAGCGTGCGCTTATCGGAAGTGCTTGCTTACTCAAAAGATAACCAACTAAACGTTAAATACGTTCGTGATTAG
- a CDS encoding carboxypeptidase-like regulatory domain-containing protein, whose amino-acid sequence MSNTIKFNKTLLASVVAASMLTACGGDDNTTVEPAAVEVAPPNVTVEPPVTNSDVDVVVEAPEVVTTTLSGSVMSYSSRAAVGDVTVTAYAAGQMFTAMTDSSGMFTLAGLPQNSEATVSFKSAGHATYTHGVYTGDSAGINLENVTLVEAGSVTISVMNMAGNAVTGATFYVSADDLDMLAGGGAEASDIVATAGAVDGTYVFSGLPVGMTFDIESSPLYNSAGEMLEFIMGDTVKAASSAGANVQSTSTSQYVYVDSMENPTTFDLALNLEYMGYSLVDAPASIDLMVGGDTVSATLMDGTYYVTLSAEQALQSVVVAPVDGLVASEVVSTGLSSFSGGDELALTLALEEMSEGAEELTSRVLSSNLVAGESAEIVIAFNRPVTVISDSIKFKTKELKDTAFSSTYVKFDPEGYYQYVRPTVLGDCVVQSWNGASPCRSFENMYVNPDYFGNGILYATDQQVLDNLGETTALNFPNPRSGRGMYLDRFAGFTKKLYVTNTTGFTLPEENFSWNEAGTVLTVTMDATDLPNGNENLTLPLVANVPFYLDFDVETNDDGAIAQDALYVELETSAPAAAPSLDGLMADNLNGQDESQLNFELIGGWDPAFSGTVIASQMNIEETAVNFLPLVGKTFTGEDSQGNPGQFDMAVKVFDSQGYMNRPSRYIEHYSGESITSKWSQLSPKNASNPNKAFILSDFEFSGTVTITSVTYQTTSKDENGAWDGSETPVEEMLELNHTYFVNNDNGLSQAPQEAVHMLDAYTGTFMEHYDSESELANVIGGAEMLANGAAPEISGKTYVTTAIELTEAIGSMINSRYVVTGFTAEFNAVAEDGTVLTGSKEFTVK is encoded by the coding sequence ATGTCCAACACTATTAAATTTAATAAAACACTTCTAGCATCAGTTGTTGCTGCTAGCATGCTTACTGCCTGTGGCGGTGACGATAATACTACTGTTGAGCCAGCGGCTGTTGAAGTTGCTCCGCCAAACGTGACAGTAGAACCACCTGTAACGAATAGCGACGTAGACGTTGTTGTTGAAGCGCCAGAAGTTGTTACTACAACTCTTTCTGGTAGTGTAATGTCTTACTCATCTCGCGCAGCAGTAGGTGATGTAACGGTAACAGCATATGCAGCTGGTCAAATGTTCACAGCAATGACTGACTCTTCTGGTATGTTCACTTTAGCAGGACTTCCACAAAATTCAGAAGCGACTGTTTCTTTCAAAAGTGCAGGTCATGCAACATATACACACGGTGTATACACTGGCGATAGCGCTGGCATCAACCTTGAAAACGTAACTTTAGTAGAAGCTGGTAGTGTAACTATTAGCGTTATGAACATGGCTGGCAACGCAGTTACTGGCGCTACGTTCTACGTTTCTGCTGATGACCTAGACATGCTTGCTGGCGGCGGTGCTGAAGCATCTGATATCGTAGCAACTGCTGGTGCAGTAGATGGTACTTACGTATTTTCTGGTCTACCTGTAGGCATGACGTTTGATATTGAGTCTTCTCCTTTATACAACTCTGCTGGCGAAATGCTTGAGTTCATCATGGGCGATACTGTGAAAGCGGCTAGCTCAGCTGGTGCAAACGTTCAATCAACTTCAACGTCACAATACGTATACGTTGATAGCATGGAAAACCCAACAACTTTCGACTTAGCGCTTAACCTTGAATACATGGGTTACTCACTAGTAGATGCTCCAGCTTCAATCGACTTAATGGTTGGTGGCGATACTGTTTCTGCGACATTAATGGATGGTACATACTACGTAACTCTATCTGCTGAGCAAGCTCTACAATCTGTAGTTGTAGCTCCAGTTGACGGTTTAGTTGCTTCAGAAGTAGTTTCGACTGGCCTATCAAGTTTCTCAGGTGGTGACGAATTAGCCTTAACTTTAGCATTAGAAGAAATGTCTGAAGGTGCTGAAGAGCTAACTTCTCGAGTACTGTCTTCAAACTTAGTTGCAGGCGAGTCTGCTGAAATCGTAATTGCTTTCAACCGTCCAGTAACTGTTATTTCTGACAGCATTAAGTTCAAAACTAAAGAGTTGAAAGATACTGCGTTCTCTTCAACTTACGTGAAATTTGATCCAGAAGGATACTACCAATACGTACGTCCTACAGTATTAGGTGACTGTGTTGTTCAAAGTTGGAACGGTGCGTCTCCTTGTCGTTCATTCGAAAACATGTACGTAAACCCAGATTATTTTGGTAACGGTATTTTATACGCGACAGATCAGCAAGTACTAGATAACTTAGGCGAAACTACTGCGTTAAACTTCCCGAACCCTCGCTCTGGTCGTGGTATGTACTTAGACCGTTTCGCAGGTTTTACTAAAAAACTATATGTTACTAACACAACTGGTTTTACCTTACCTGAAGAAAACTTCAGCTGGAATGAAGCTGGTACAGTTCTTACAGTAACTATGGATGCGACAGATTTACCTAATGGTAACGAAAATCTAACTCTACCATTAGTTGCTAACGTACCATTCTACTTAGACTTTGATGTAGAAACTAATGATGACGGTGCAATTGCTCAAGACGCTTTATATGTTGAATTAGAAACATCAGCGCCAGCGGCAGCTCCAAGTTTAGATGGTTTAATGGCTGATAACTTAAACGGTCAAGACGAAAGCCAATTAAACTTTGAATTAATTGGTGGTTGGGATCCAGCATTTTCTGGTACAGTTATTGCCTCGCAAATGAATATTGAAGAAACAGCAGTTAACTTCTTACCATTAGTTGGTAAAACATTTACAGGTGAAGATTCACAAGGTAATCCAGGTCAATTTGACATGGCTGTTAAAGTTTTTGATAGCCAAGGTTACATGAATCGTCCTAGCCGTTATATTGAACATTACAGTGGTGAATCAATTACGTCTAAGTGGTCACAACTTAGCCCTAAGAACGCATCTAATCCGAACAAAGCGTTTATCTTATCTGACTTTGAGTTTAGCGGTACAGTAACAATTACAAGCGTTACATACCAAACAACAAGCAAAGATGAAAACGGCGCATGGGATGGTTCAGAAACTCCTGTTGAAGAAATGCTAGAATTAAACCACACGTACTTTGTTAACAATGACAACGGTTTAAGCCAAGCTCCACAAGAAGCTGTTCATATGTTAGATGCTTACACTGGTACATTCATGGAACACTATGATTCTGAAAGTGAACTAGCTAATGTAATTGGCGGTGCAGAAATGCTTGCTAACGGTGCAGCTCCTGAGATTTCAGGCAAAACTTATGTAACTACTGCTATAGAATTAACTGAAGCAATTGGTAGCATGATTAATAGCCGTTACGTTGTTACTGGTTTTACTGCAGAGTTTAACGCTGTGGCAGAAGACGGTACAGTACTAACAGGTTCTAAGGAATTTACTGTTAAGTAA
- a CDS encoding MipA/OmpV family protein, whose amino-acid sequence MTRNLVHSLRLLVLLMTITFAAFSSAADEVEATDKDSEEIDHSFFAFKLSGGYFKYDSPLNFKEDFETNILPGWTFYYKDDFFIENTKVGYNLYKDENTFIDFVGLHNFDGLYYHADDTAIEEFFSVNPFLPPEEPQHNAHLSYLAGPEIKRTIDSTIISAGFYTDVSNVHHGQQANFSIQHRILEYKIKLVLEFGAVYKSDQLLEYYYGSDLVGDNINYYTQIDAAYPLLDGLFLVANYKFERLSSKINSSSLTDKKELNSGYIGINWVTYW is encoded by the coding sequence ATGACGAGAAATTTAGTGCATAGCCTGCGATTATTAGTGTTATTAATGACAATAACATTTGCTGCATTTTCCAGTGCGGCGGACGAAGTAGAAGCTACAGATAAAGACAGTGAAGAAATCGATCACAGTTTTTTTGCCTTCAAGCTTTCTGGTGGTTATTTTAAATATGATTCGCCGTTAAACTTTAAAGAAGATTTCGAAACAAACATATTACCAGGTTGGACATTCTATTATAAAGATGACTTTTTCATCGAAAATACAAAGGTTGGTTACAACTTATATAAAGATGAAAATACCTTTATTGATTTCGTTGGTTTACACAATTTTGATGGTTTGTATTATCATGCCGATGATACTGCTATCGAAGAATTCTTTTCTGTAAATCCATTTCTTCCGCCTGAAGAGCCGCAACACAATGCGCACTTAAGTTATTTAGCTGGTCCGGAAATAAAACGTACTATAGATTCTACTATTATTAGCGCAGGTTTTTATACCGACGTGTCTAATGTACATCATGGGCAACAAGCAAATTTTTCAATTCAACACCGAATTCTAGAATATAAAATCAAGTTAGTTTTAGAGTTTGGCGCCGTTTATAAATCAGATCAACTGTTGGAATATTATTATGGTTCTGACTTAGTTGGTGACAATATCAATTATTATACTCAAATTGATGCAGCCTACCCCCTACTTGATGGGTTATTCTTGGTCGCGAATTACAAGTTCGAGCGATTATCGAGCAAGATTAATAGCTCAAGTTTGACTGACAAAAAGGAATTGAACAGCGGGTACATAGGGATTAACTGGGTAACTTATTGGTAG
- a CDS encoding DUF3019 domain-containing protein — protein sequence MFSLLFISNINKSFAVSDNKFSALPNKCVLNNKDANCNTEVTLSWELESAQSICVLKNDEIIFCQNKTLKGTHTIRISSNKSLLFKLVEMDSLVELSKIKFNLLYLGKTSSKRRKLPWQIL from the coding sequence ATGTTTTCACTCTTATTTATTAGCAATATAAATAAGAGTTTTGCTGTATCTGACAATAAATTTTCAGCCTTACCAAACAAATGCGTTTTAAATAATAAAGATGCAAATTGCAATACTGAAGTTACGTTAAGTTGGGAATTGGAGTCAGCGCAAAGTATTTGTGTTCTAAAAAATGACGAGATTATCTTTTGTCAAAATAAAACTCTAAAAGGCACTCATACGATACGGATAAGTAGTAATAAATCATTACTGTTTAAACTGGTCGAAATGGACAGTCTTGTCGAGCTTTCTAAAATCAAATTTAATCTGCTATATTTAGGTAAAACATCATCTAAAAGACGCAAACTTCCATGGCAAATACTGTAA
- a CDS encoding response regulator transcription factor, translating to MANTVMQDTETIKVLLIEDDHKLGLKIKRFLEQNKYEVEWLNGGSLLGVDAKVNAFDVILCDIDLPDMSGFDICNQWRSKFEGAFMFITAFTDSECQIEGLEMGADDFIVKPFVPDVLLARIRAAIRKLDKPTNTNDEETPISLPDFSLNPVTSQTKVGETLLSLTQQEFKILYLFAKNFNYKVTREVISKIVMNREYDGFDRSVDVYVSKLRKKFNTIAGNPYQINTLWGKGYVLTKAESESENQTESESE from the coding sequence ATGGCAAATACTGTAATGCAAGACACTGAAACAATTAAAGTTTTATTAATTGAAGACGATCACAAGTTAGGCTTGAAAATAAAGCGTTTTTTAGAGCAAAACAAATACGAAGTTGAATGGCTAAATGGCGGTTCACTATTAGGCGTTGATGCGAAAGTAAACGCGTTCGATGTTATCCTTTGTGACATCGACCTACCAGATATGTCGGGCTTTGATATTTGTAACCAATGGCGCAGCAAGTTTGAAGGTGCATTCATGTTCATTACTGCGTTTACCGATTCAGAATGTCAAATTGAAGGCTTAGAAATGGGGGCGGATGACTTTATTGTTAAGCCGTTTGTACCAGACGTGTTATTGGCTCGCATACGAGCGGCGATTCGTAAATTAGATAAACCAACGAATACTAATGACGAAGAAACACCTATTTCTTTGCCAGACTTTTCGCTAAACCCTGTAACATCACAAACAAAGGTTGGTGAAACGTTACTTTCTCTTACTCAACAAGAATTTAAAATTTTATATCTCTTTGCCAAAAACTTTAACTATAAAGTGACACGCGAAGTCATTAGTAAAATCGTGATGAACCGCGAATACGACGGCTTTGATCGCTCTGTTGATGTTTATGTCAGTAAATTAAGAAAGAAGTTTAATACTATCGCCGGTAACCCATATCAGATAAATACCTTATGGGGTAAAGGTTACGTGCTAACAAAAGCTGAAAGCGAAAGTGAAAACCAAACCGAAAGCGAAAGCGAATAA
- a CDS encoding ATP-binding protein: MNFQFLRLTMFLMASLIILAITLEKIWESIDPPEVIVSADDVFNSAISENGNLFSLQPLASLQFQDDLIVTLKAGEIIRLNDDNDNSYYYKLHNDQVMVLGPIQANQSDNNNGNIISLVFYFGFACLVLLWFRPAFIDLKRLSSAMKDFSKSAKWQHLSLKPTSIAYPAADTINSMASRIEQLIELQKSLSRMVGHEIRTPLARTGFSIASLKHDPCMEEILSIEEDLKEIEDLTEEFLQITKLEFDSKDIILIKQNVYAPIEHLVSKLQRSSRINIKIEVDNNLLVPIESKTFNRLMQNLITNALKHAKDEVVIHLTAKGEQYTLWVSDDGKGFEQSNVAHKPYYQENPKTDGYGLGLSIVSMIASWYGGKITFDRSSSLNGAKVIFTWPFED, translated from the coding sequence ATGAACTTTCAATTCTTAAGATTAACCATGTTTTTGATGGCATCGTTAATCATACTTGCGATAACATTGGAAAAGATCTGGGAGTCTATTGACCCTCCTGAAGTTATTGTATCTGCCGATGATGTCTTTAACTCTGCGATTTCCGAAAATGGTAACCTATTCTCATTGCAACCGTTAGCTAGTCTGCAATTTCAAGATGATCTAATTGTTACGCTTAAAGCTGGCGAGATCATTCGTTTAAACGACGACAACGACAATTCATATTATTACAAGCTTCATAATGATCAGGTAATGGTGTTAGGACCAATTCAAGCCAATCAAAGCGACAATAACAATGGCAATATAATCTCTTTAGTTTTCTACTTCGGCTTTGCCTGCCTGGTGTTGCTTTGGTTTAGACCTGCGTTTATCGACCTAAAACGTCTATCGTCAGCGATGAAAGACTTTAGTAAATCAGCAAAATGGCAGCATTTATCGTTAAAACCTACATCAATTGCCTACCCTGCAGCCGATACAATCAACTCAATGGCATCTAGAATTGAACAATTGATAGAGTTACAGAAAAGCTTATCGAGAATGGTAGGACATGAAATAAGAACGCCACTCGCCCGCACAGGTTTTTCAATAGCAAGCTTGAAACACGATCCGTGCATGGAAGAAATCTTATCTATAGAAGAAGATCTAAAAGAGATCGAAGATTTAACTGAAGAGTTCCTGCAAATCACTAAGTTAGAGTTCGACTCAAAGGATATTATCTTAATCAAACAAAATGTTTATGCGCCAATCGAACACTTAGTGAGTAAACTTCAGCGTTCATCTCGCATCAATATCAAGATTGAAGTTGATAACAACCTGCTTGTTCCAATCGAATCAAAAACCTTTAATCGATTAATGCAAAACCTAATCACCAATGCATTAAAGCATGCAAAAGATGAAGTTGTGATTCATTTAACCGCAAAAGGTGAGCAATATACGTTATGGGTAAGCGATGACGGAAAAGGCTTTGAACAATCAAATGTCGCCCACAAACCATATTACCAGGAAAATCCGAAAACCGATGGCTATGGACTCGGCCTGTCAATCGTTTCGATGATAGCGTCGTGGTACGGCGGAAAAATAACTTTCGATCGCTCATCAAGCTTAAATGGCGCCAAAGTGATCTTCACCTGGCCTTTCGAAGACTAA
- a CDS encoding transposase → MPKPRRQQVVLSETPFYHCTSRCVRRAFLCGKDKASKKSFEHRRAWVEERLLFLSSVYLIDICAFAIMSNHSHVVVKVDVEKAERLSDIEVLYRWHKIHYGTQLTRQYCKNNQIDKHLTSTLGATIKVYRKRLCDLSWFMRDLNEYIARLANEEDKCTGRFWEGRFTSQALLDESALLACMVYCDLNPIRSGLAKTVQNSSYTSVQLRIKSALSGKQPSQLLPFTGGKSLNKTNGICFEINDYIALVETTGLSIRDDKAGYIDKNECNILSDLGIEEENWIEIAQNFESHFKGAVGKEASLNIYVKNTRYKRRPNHKNSQKYFA, encoded by the coding sequence ATGCCGAAACCAAGACGCCAACAGGTTGTACTTTCCGAAACGCCTTTCTACCACTGCACGTCTCGTTGCGTTAGACGAGCTTTCTTATGTGGAAAAGACAAAGCTTCCAAAAAATCATTTGAACACCGCAGAGCGTGGGTTGAAGAACGCTTATTGTTCCTCTCAAGTGTCTATCTTATCGATATTTGTGCATTTGCAATAATGAGCAATCATTCACATGTAGTCGTAAAAGTTGATGTTGAAAAAGCGGAAAGATTATCCGATATAGAAGTTCTATATCGGTGGCATAAAATACATTATGGCACACAATTGACACGTCAATATTGTAAGAACAATCAGATAGATAAACACCTTACCTCTACCTTAGGTGCAACAATTAAAGTTTACCGAAAACGACTTTGCGATTTGAGTTGGTTTATGCGCGACCTGAATGAATATATTGCAAGGCTCGCCAACGAAGAAGATAAATGCACAGGGCGATTTTGGGAAGGCCGCTTTACCTCACAAGCACTGCTCGATGAATCAGCTCTGCTAGCCTGTATGGTCTATTGTGATTTAAACCCGATCCGTTCTGGATTAGCGAAAACCGTGCAAAATTCAAGTTACACCAGTGTTCAACTAAGAATAAAATCAGCACTTTCAGGCAAACAACCTTCACAACTGTTGCCTTTTACAGGAGGAAAGTCTCTAAATAAAACGAATGGAATTTGTTTCGAGATAAATGATTATATTGCGCTAGTCGAAACAACAGGCCTTTCAATTCGAGATGATAAAGCGGGCTATATAGACAAAAATGAATGCAACATCTTAAGTGACCTTGGCATTGAAGAAGAAAATTGGATAGAAATTGCTCAAAATTTTGAATCCCACTTTAAAGGTGCAGTAGGAAAAGAAGCCTCACTAAATATATATGTAAAAAACACGAGATATAAACGAAGGCCGAACCATAAAAATTCGCAAAAATACTTCGCCTGA
- a CDS encoding M16 family metallopeptidase: MKFIKPTLIGMSVSLALSLSACSTTDGVVAAESVQNQSSALTYIRSVEGIEEYTLENGMKVLLFPDASQPKTLVNVTYRVGSVHEYYGETGMAHLLEHMLFKGSKNYPEITTEFKKRGMATNATTWLDRTNYFEIFDANADSLEWALGMEADRMINATFTEEQLKSEMTVVRNEMEKNENSPSRMLLSRMSSMAFLWHNYGNSTIGARSDVENFPFSRLREFYNKHYRPDNAVLTVAGRFDKAETIKNIEAKFGVIAKPATPVEPLYTVEPTQDGSRIVNIKRVGDIPFVGLSYHAPSSLHPDAAALRLLEAILSDYTRGRLQKQLVETGLATGATNFSFLLKDSSQFLFLVQGEKTGDLKLMEETLINIVEDIKNTPITEEELKLAKLSLAKQADQQTKNVTGIGMELSEYIAKGDYRHMFYFRDLVQETTLEQVQAAAEKYLVESNRTLGRFIPTEKPVRAEIPAAPDLTDILKDYKGKEVAAAGEVFDNTVPNIKSRLVQTQWQEGTKINVYPKQLRGNEVVINMYFPSGTPETLANNSTAIGMIGSLIRLGNEKYSKEEISTKLDELKSSIGFGTSAGVTNMSITTDSENLAETVKFFGELLSAPTFPQAELDVAKRSAIASVEAQRNDPKSIASNSFRKALYNYPAGHPKAFTELDQQIAEINAVTPAKLSELYNSHFNINNGHITVVGNVDAEQVSEQLHSVLSGFVNDTPYEHMPLDLKKTQGEVVSTETPDKANAQLYIINPIDMHTQHEDYLALNIANAIFGGDPFTSRIGARIRVKEGYSYSVGSGLQVDAVDKQGIFYAIAISAPENMDAVIAAFNEEAQKVVDAGFTAEELDRAVKGFISNRTRSWANDKAIASVINSSSINEIDLDYYDAQIEAVQKLTLEDIQAAFVKHIASKKINVYKAGDFAKIAE; the protein is encoded by the coding sequence ATGAAATTTATCAAACCCACTCTAATTGGCATGTCTGTGTCATTAGCTCTAAGTTTATCCGCTTGCTCAACAACTGATGGCGTTGTTGCAGCTGAATCTGTGCAAAACCAAAGCAGTGCGTTAACTTACATACGTAGCGTAGAAGGTATCGAAGAATATACCTTAGAAAACGGCATGAAAGTGTTGCTGTTCCCAGATGCATCACAGCCTAAAACATTAGTTAACGTTACTTACCGTGTTGGTTCAGTACATGAATATTATGGTGAGACAGGTATGGCCCATTTGTTAGAGCACATGTTGTTTAAAGGCTCTAAAAACTATCCTGAAATCACCACTGAATTCAAGAAACGAGGCATGGCTACTAACGCTACGACTTGGTTAGACCGTACCAACTATTTTGAGATCTTTGATGCAAATGCTGATTCATTAGAGTGGGCGTTAGGAATGGAAGCAGATCGTATGATCAACGCGACATTCACCGAAGAGCAATTAAAAAGTGAAATGACTGTTGTTCGCAACGAAATGGAGAAAAATGAAAACTCTCCATCTCGCATGTTGCTTAGCCGCATGTCATCAATGGCGTTTTTATGGCACAACTACGGAAACTCTACTATCGGTGCTCGTAGCGATGTTGAAAACTTTCCATTCTCTCGATTACGCGAGTTTTACAACAAACATTACCGCCCAGACAACGCGGTATTAACAGTAGCAGGTCGTTTTGATAAAGCTGAAACAATCAAGAACATCGAAGCAAAATTTGGCGTTATTGCTAAACCTGCAACTCCTGTAGAGCCACTATATACTGTTGAACCTACTCAAGACGGTTCACGTATCGTAAATATTAAGCGTGTTGGTGATATACCATTTGTAGGTTTGTCATATCACGCGCCAAGCAGCTTACATCCAGATGCCGCAGCACTAAGATTATTGGAAGCAATATTAAGTGATTACACTCGCGGTCGCTTACAAAAGCAATTGGTTGAAACTGGCCTAGCGACAGGGGCAACGAACTTTAGCTTTCTGCTAAAAGATAGCTCGCAGTTTTTATTCTTAGTTCAAGGTGAAAAAACCGGCGATTTGAAATTAATGGAAGAGACATTAATAAACATTGTTGAAGACATTAAAAACACACCGATCACCGAAGAAGAATTAAAGCTAGCCAAGTTGAGCCTTGCTAAGCAAGCTGATCAGCAAACTAAAAATGTGACAGGCATCGGAATGGAGTTGTCGGAATATATCGCTAAAGGCGATTACCGCCACATGTTTTACTTCCGTGATCTAGTGCAAGAAACCACGTTAGAGCAAGTTCAAGCAGCAGCTGAAAAGTACTTAGTAGAGAGTAATCGTACCTTAGGTCGCTTTATTCCGACAGAAAAACCTGTTCGAGCAGAAATTCCTGCAGCACCAGATTTAACTGATATCTTGAAAGATTACAAAGGTAAGGAAGTTGCTGCGGCGGGCGAAGTATTTGATAACACAGTACCAAACATCAAGAGTCGTTTAGTGCAAACACAATGGCAAGAGGGGACTAAGATCAATGTTTATCCAAAACAATTACGTGGTAATGAAGTTGTTATAAACATGTATTTCCCATCGGGTACGCCGGAAACTTTAGCTAATAACAGCACCGCTATTGGCATGATCGGTTCATTGATCCGTCTTGGCAATGAAAAATACAGCAAAGAAGAAATTTCAACTAAATTGGATGAGTTAAAGAGTTCGATTGGTTTTGGTACTTCTGCTGGTGTTACCAATATGAGTATTACCACAGATAGCGAAAACTTAGCAGAAACCGTTAAGTTTTTTGGTGAACTATTATCAGCTCCGACGTTCCCGCAAGCCGAGCTTGATGTTGCAAAACGTTCTGCTATTGCTAGTGTAGAAGCACAGCGTAATGATCCAAAATCTATCGCGTCAAATAGCTTCCGTAAAGCGCTATATAACTACCCAGCGGGTCACCCTAAAGCGTTTACTGAGCTTGACCAACAAATTGCCGAGATAAACGCGGTAACACCAGCGAAATTATCTGAGCTTTATAACAGTCATTTCAATATTAATAATGGTCATATAACAGTTGTTGGTAATGTTGATGCTGAGCAGGTTTCAGAGCAGCTACACAGTGTATTATCAGGGTTTGTAAATGATACCCCTTATGAACATATGCCGTTAGACTTAAAGAAAACCCAAGGTGAAGTTGTTAGTACTGAAACGCCAGACAAAGCAAACGCCCAGTTGTACATAATCAACCCGATTGATATGCATACTCAACATGAAGATTATTTAGCGTTAAATATTGCTAATGCAATATTTGGTGGTGACCCGTTTACTTCTCGAATTGGTGCGCGTATCCGTGTTAAAGAGGGTTATAGCTACTCTGTAGGCTCAGGTCTTCAGGTTGATGCTGTTGATAAGCAAGGCATCTTCTACGCCATCGCAATTTCTGCTCCAGAGAACATGGATGCAGTAATCGCCGCGTTTAATGAAGAAGCTCAGAAAGTTGTCGATGCTGGTTTTACCGCAGAAGAGCTAGACCGAGCAGTGAAAGGCTTTATCAGTAACCGCACCCGTTCATGGGCAAATGATAAAGCAATTGCAAGTGTAATTAATAGCAGCAGCATCAATGAAATCGACTTAGATTACTATGACGCACAAATTGAAGCAGTTCAAAAGCTAACGCTAGAAGACATTCAAGCAGCATTTGTTAAACATATTGCGAGTAAGAAAATCAATGTATACAAAGCCGGCGATTTCGCTAAAATAGCCGAATAA